The segment TTCTCCCACCAGGCCAGAAAATGGCCACAGTGCGGGCATTTGGAGCGCGGCGGATTGACTACGGATTCACCGGTGATGCCCCGGTGGATGCAGACGTTGTAGAAACTGCCCAGGATGAGTCCCAGGATGCAGGCCAGAATATTGAAGATGGCGGTCTCGATCATGCGCGATTGTCCCTGGTTGAATGGAAAATCGATTTGAGGCATTGTGACGCGAACTTTTCAGCAGTCCGAGTCTGCACGGTATGGGTACTGGATTTTGCGGACTCGGACAACCCGTCCGAAGCACAGGACAAGGCAAGGAGACGGCAGACATGACTCAGCAGCACCGGTTCATCCCCCATCTGGATGAACAGCAGATACGTGATATTCAGCTCGATGGCTTGAAGTGGACGGTCAAACACGCCTTTGAGGGTAGTCTTGCCTACCGCAAGAAACTTGAGGACGTCGGACTCAAGCCGGGTGATGTGAAAAGCCTGGATGATCTTTCCCAACTGCCGTTTACCACGGTTGAGGACCTGCGCGATGGCTATCCCATGCCGCTCTTGTCCGTTCCCGAAGAGGAGTTGGTGCGCATTCATGCCTCCAGCGGCACCACGGGCAAGCGCAAGGTGTTGGTCTACACCCAGAAGGACGTGGACGACTGGAAGGGTATGATGGCCCGCTGCTATGAATTGGCAGAATTGACGCGTTTGGACCGGGTGCAGATCTGCGTGGGCTATGGCCTCTGGACCGCTGGTGCCGGTTTCCAATTGGGTTGCGAGCATTTCGGGGCCACGGCGGTGCCGGTGGGGCCAGGCAATATGGAGATCCAGATGCAACTCATCAAGGATATGGGCACCACCTGTCTTTGCTCCACAGCCAGCATGGCGCTGCTGCTCGGTGAGGAGATCGAGAAACAGGGACTGCGTGACTCCATCAAGCTCGAGAAGTGTATCTTTGGAGCCGAGGCGCATACTCCCAAGATGCGCAAGCGGTTCGAGGAACTCCTGGGCCTGAAGCACAGTTTTGATATTACGGGCATGACGGAACTGTACGGACCGGGTGCAGGCCTGGAATGTACTGCCCACGAAGGCATCCATTACTGGGCTGATATGTATATTCTGGAGATTCTGGACCCCGTCACTCATCAACCCGTGGCACCGGGTGAGATCGGTGAGATGGTGGTGACTTCCCTGCATAAGCAGGCCGCACCTCTGATCCGCTATCGCACCCACGACCTGACACGGCTCATCCCCGGAATCTGTTCCTGCGGGGTGACCATGCCGCGCCACGAAAAGATCCTGGGCCGCTCCGATGACATGATCATCTTCCGTGGCGTGAACATCTACCCCGGTCAGATCGCCGATGTGCTTCACAAGTTCCCGGACACAGGCAGTGAATACCAGATTCAGCTGACGCGTTCCGGTGGGCGTGATTCCATGCGCATCAAGGTCGAGCGCGCCAAAGATGTTCACTCCGGCTGCGACAGTGAACTGTCCAAGACCGTCTCCGATGCCCTGCACAAGCAATTGATGGCGCGTGCCGGTGTGGAGATTGTGGACTTTGGGTCGCTTCCGCGTTCGTTTGGCAAGACCAAGCGGGTTATTGACGAAAGGGGCTGATAATTATTGGAAATTCCGCGCTGGCAGTGTCGCTGCGTCGTCTTAAACTTCTTGAATAGGTGCACGAGAGCTTTGCTCTCAGTCTCCGTACGGCGTGAAGACTTGGCAACGACTCCAGGCCATCGGGTTTGATAGCTCCTGCTCCGCTCGGTTTTTGAAAGACTTTTCGTAGCGATTCTTGTGATTCAGAAAGAGTACGGATTGACGTAATAAAGCCGTCGCTCCTTTAAGGGGCGGCGGCTTAGTATATTGTTTGCAATGCCTGTTGATCAGGCGCAGTCAGGAGTGTTGCAATCTCCAAGGATATTCTGGGTCCAGGCCATGGCTTCGGTGTACAGGGGCGCGGCCTGGGGCTGCGTAATGCCGTGTGGTGCGATCATTCGTTCCACGGCTTCCCAATCTCCGTATTCATAGGCCTTGGTCAGATCAAGACAGAATCGGAACTCGCTCTCACCGCCCTTGAGGGCGTCCTCCATGGCCTTGTCCAAGGGGACATGCTTCAGGACTTCATCCATGGTCTGCCCGAGCATGGCATCCAGAAGCGAGAACAGACCGAGCAGGAATAACGTTTCTGGTTTTTGCCCGGAGGGGCATTGCTGGGCCAGTAGTTCCAGGAAGCGCCCCCGTTGGACGGACATGAATGCGACTTCCTGCCCCTTTTTGGTGGGCGCAAGGTCGGACATGATGACGACTCGCAGCCACTGGGAGAGCTGTCGCTGGCCGAGCAGGGTGATGGCCCTGGTAACGGATTCAACCTTTTGCGAAACGCCCATGCCTGCGGAGTTAATATAGCGGAACAGGCGATAGGACAGGGATGGGTCCAGTTGAATGATCTTTGACAACCGGTTCACATCGAAGTCGGGCGCTCCCAGTTCCTTGAGCAGCTGAATCTTGGCAATCTCGTTGGAGGAAATCTTTTTGCCGGGAATGATCTCGGGTTTGGCGAAGAAATAGCCTTGAAACAGGGTGAAGCCCAATTCCTTGCATAGGCTGAAGACCTCAAGGTCTTCGACTTTTTCTGCCAGCAGACGGCAGTTGGTGGAACCGAGATCGGCCATGACTTTGCGCAGTTTGTCTGCGTGGGCAATGCCTTCGGGGCCGAGAATACCCAGAATGTCGACTTTCAGAATGTCGGCCATTTCCACAAAGGGCATCAGTTCGGTCTCGCCCATGAAATCGTCCATGGCCAGAGTGTAGCCGCTGTCCTTGAGCCCTTGCAGGGCCTCGAGAACTTCGGGTTCGGGGCGTACATCTTCCAAAATCTCGATAACAGCGATATCGCTCGGCAGAGCATAAGCGAATTGATCCAGAATCAGATTCTGGGGGAAATTGACCAGAGCCCGTTGCCCCGTGCTCATGCCGTCGCTGGCCAGTACAAATCCGTCGGCGATGACCTTTGCTGTGGCTAGGTCGCCATCGGCGACATTGGCACCACCTGCTTCGGCAGAGGCGCGAAACAGCAACTCGTAGCCCCAGACATCCTGTTGGTCATCGAAGATGGGCTGGCGGGCCACAAAGATGGATTCGTATGTGTTGTCCATGGAGATATCAGGTGACATGAGGCAAGCTTTCCTTGGGTTGAACTCTGCAACAGAAACTGCAAGCTGCCAAATGTGTGCATCTGGTAGCTTGCAGTTATTATTAGCAGATGAACGAAGCCTTGGGTAGAACCCATTTGTACTGCGTGATCTACTATTGCGGTTGCGCCGCTTCTTGTGCGCCTCCGAGAATATCCTGGGTCCAGGTCATAGCCTCCACATAATTCTTGTCGGCCTTTTCCGGCTGGAGATTGAACTGTTCCAAAATGGCCTTGGCGCTGTCCCAATCCGCGCGTTCGTATGCCCCCACCAAGCCCAGCAGTGCCCCATAGCGGCTTTCGTCGCCCATCAGGGCCTTCTTGACCTCTTCATCCAGAGGGATATTTTGCAGAATTTCGTCCATGGGCATACCCAGCAGGGCATCCAGCATGGAGAATAATCCGAGCAGGAATAGTGTTTCGTGCGGAATATTCATCTGCCCGGCCGCCGAATGCAACAGCTCCAGGAACCTGGCCCGCTGAACGGACATGAAGGCCATTTCCTCGCCCTTTTTTGAGGGAGCAAGATCAGACATGATGACCACTCGCAGCCATTGGGTGATTTGGCGTTGGCCTAGCAACGTGAGTGCACGTTGGACGCTTTCCACCTCATGGCGTACGCCCATGCCTGCGGAGTTGATGTACCGGAAGAGGCGATAGGAAAGAGACAGATCAGCCTGGATGACCCGCGAGAGCTTGCCTACTTCAAAGTCCGGGTTGCCCAGTTCCTTGAGCAGTTGAATCTTGGTCACTTCGCCGGTGGAAATCTTTTTGCCGGGAATGATCTCGGGCTTGGCGAAGAAATAGCCCTGGAACAGGGTGAATCCCAATTCCTTGCACAGACCGAAAACATCGTTGTCCTCGACCTTTTCTGCCAGCAGGCGGCACTTGGTGGAACCCAGATCGGCCATGACTTTGCGCAACTTGTCTGCATTGGCAATGCCCTCGGGACCCAGGATGCCCAGAATATCGACCTTGAGAATGTCGGCCATTTCCACAAAAGGCATCAATTCGGGTTCGCCCATGAAATCATCCATGGCCAGAGAGTAGCCGCTTTCTTTCAAGGTCTGGAGCGCTTCGATGACTTCGGGCTCGGGCTTCACGTCTTCAAGGATTTCGATGACCGCCACATCGCTGGGCAGGGCGAAGGCAAATTGGTCGAGAATGAGACTTTGGGGGAAGTTGATGAGGGCTCGCTGGCCTGACTTCATGCCTCCAGCGGCCAGGATGAAACCGTCAGCAATCACCTTGGCCGTGGCCATGTCGGCGTCACTGATCTGGGCTCCACGAGCTTCTGCCGAAGCCCGGAACAGGAGTTCATAGCCCCAGATATCCTGATGATCATCAAAAACGGGCTGGCGGGCCACAAAGACAGACTCAGATGTAGAATCGCCAGTAGGCAGCTGTTGGGACATGCGTTTCTCCTCGCATGCCCCCCTTTATCTTGGGCTATGGCACCAGTGGAGCGAGATTCAGGCCGGTGGAGAGTTCCAGCCCCAGCATCAGGTTGGCGTTTGCCAGTGCCTGACCGGAGGCTCCGCGACAGAGGTTATCGATGGCCGAGACCACGATCAGACGATTGGTTCTCGGGTCGACGACCAGCCCGATGTCACAGTACATGGTGCCACGTACCCAGCGGGTTTCCGGGAGTGTTCCCCTCTTCAAGACCCGAACCCAGGGGGCAGTGCTGTACACTTCCGAATATAACCCGAATATGTCCTCGAGTTGAAGATTTTTTTTAAGTCTGGTGTAGGACGTGCTCAGGATGCCCCGATTGATGGGCAGCAAATGGGTGTTAAAGGAGATTTTCAGGTCTTCTCCGGAGATGGCGGAAAGCTCCTGCTCAATCTCGGGCGTGTGGCGGTGTTTGCCCAGATTGTAAGCCCGGAAGGAGTCGGAGACCTCGCAGAACAGGCTGCCCACATTGGCACCACGTCCGGCGCCTGTGGTGCCGGATTTGGAATCGATGACAATGCCATCGGTTTCCACGATGCCCGCTTTCAGTGCCGGGTACAGGCCAAGAATGGCGGAAGTCGGGTAGCAGCCGGGGTTGGCGATGAGCTTGGCGTCCTTGATCTTGTCGGCATACAGCTCGGGCAGGCCGAAGACGGCGTCCTCGATCAACTGTGGTTCGCGGTGCTCAAGACCATACCACTGGGCATAGATGTCAGCATCGCGTAGGCGGAAATCGGCGGATAGGTCCACCACGCGGACGTTGCGGCTCAGCAGCTTGGCCGCCATGTCCATGGCCGTTCCGTGGGGCACTGCCATGAACACGATATCACAGGCCTGGGCCAGATCGTCGGGGTCGGGTTGGGTGATGACCAGTTCGGAGAGGCAGGTTCCGGTCAGGCTCGGGTAAAGTTCACACAGAGTCTTGCCCGCATCGGAGCGTGATGTGGCCCGTACCAGTTCGATCTGTTCATGTCCGGCCAACAGCCGCGCCAGTTCCATACCTGCGTAGCCAGTGACACCCACCAGACCAGCCTTGAAAGTCGCCATTGTAATCGTCCGCCTAAGCTATTTGTTTTTGACCACGTACTTCATGCGCAGGTCGTAGAGCAGGCCTTCCAGCAATTGGGTCTCATCGGGGTCCAAGCAGTTGCCGGTCTTTTCCTGAAGCATGGCCAGGATGTCGATGGTGTGCTTGGCCACGGGCAGGCTGGGCATCATCTGCCCGGTTTCGGGTTCGGGCACCTCGCCCAGATGTACCAGCGCCGAAGACGCCAGAGACATCACGAAGGTGGAAAACGTCACCTGCGGCAGGGGCATCTTTTCGAGGGGCTGTTCGGCCTTGTTTTCGTCGGACATATCGTTCTCCATGTTCGGTCTTGACTGTTTCGTGCGATGCTGGGCTCTCACCAGGTGGACTCACCATTGGCCACCAGCGGATGGTCGAGCTTGCCCGCTTCCAAACTGTCCAGAGTAAAAAACTTTATCCGTTAGTTAGCAGAGGTCCGCAGGCGGTCCGTCGGCCAGGGACGTCTCAAAGGCCTCCATGGCTCGTTCCAGATAATCCCGGGAACCGGAGTGTCCACCTGTAAGCTTCAAGCCCTGTGCCAGAGCATAGAGCCCGGCCATGACATCCGCGAAGTCCACATGGCCCATATGCCCCATGCGGACGATGCGGCCCTTCAAGTGTCCCTGCCCTCCGGCCATGACCACGCCATAGCGCTCGGCACAGGCCTTGAGCAGGACGGCCCCATCCACCCCGGCAGGCAGCCGGATGGACGTCAGGCCCCATGTATAATGGTCTTTGGCCAGAAGTTCCAGCCCCAGGGCCTTGGCGCCGGCGCGTGCCATCTGCGTCAGCGCCCATTGCGTGCGGAAGACCTCTTCCATGGTCCGTTCTTGGAACAGGTCCAGGCAGGTGGAGAGTCCCATGAGCAGGTTGATGGCCGGAGTGAAGTTGGTCTGGTTGTTGACCATGATCTTGGCGCGTTCGCCCAGCAGATTGAAATAGAAATTGCGAGGCTTGATTTCTTCCACGCGTTTCCAGGCTCGCTCGGACAGAGCGATGAAGGCCAGCCCCGGAGGTAGCATTAGCCCTTTTTGTGAGCCGGTGAGTAGGCAGTCGATGCCCCATTCGTCCATGGGGCAAGGGGAGATGCCGACAGCCGAGATACCGTCCACCACGAGCATCAAGTCGCGCTCGCGGGTAAAGGCCGCCAGCTCCTTGATGGGATGCAGGACGCCTGTGGATGTCTCGGAGGCCTGGATCAGGATGCCCTTGGCGTCGGGGTAGTTTTTGAGTGCGGTTTCCACGTGCTCGACGGTCACGGCTTTGCCCCAGGGCACGGTCATCACCGCGCAGTCCAGACCGTGGGTCCCGGCGATTTCGCCCCAGCGTTCGCCGAACTTTCCACCCTCGATGACCAGCACCTGTTCGCCGGGTTTGAAGAGATTGCCCACGGCGGCGGTCATGGCGCCGGTACCGGAGCAAGTCAGGGGTATGACGGGTTGCTCGGTGCCGAACAGCCATTTGAGTCCCTGCTGAATCTCACCCAGCAGCGCGGTGAATCCCTCTTTGCGGTGGTGGACCATATCCATGGCCAGGGTCAGGCGAACCTCTTCGGGCAGCGGCGTGGGGCCGGGCGTGAGCAGACGTGTCTTCATCAAGGGCTCCTTCGAGTCGGTGGAAGGGCTGTAGGTGAGTGTTGATCCGATGGACGAGGAGTGTCTTGACCGCCGGAGTTCTCCAAATTGTAAGGGCGCGCTGCCCGTGTCCATGGGGTCGCAGATGATGCGCCCCAACGCTAAACCGGAAGGGGGTGCTAGTGGGCCTCGGCCCAGTTCTTTCCGATGCCTTTATCCACGGCCAAGGGTACGGCCAGTTCATAAACCCCGGACATGATTTCTTCAAGTCTGGAGGCAGCCTGTTCGGCCCTGTCCGCCGGACATTCCAGAAGCAGTTCGTCATGCACTTGCAGGATGAGCCGGGCCTCGAGCCGTTTCAATTCTTCGTCATGGTCTGCAGCCAGCATGGCCAGCTTGATGATATCGGCGGCACTGCCCTGAATCAGGGTATTGATGGCCTGCCGACGGGCCTGGGACTGCAGGTTCTTGTTGCGCGAGTTGATGTCGGGCAGCAATCGGCGGCGTCCGGCCAGGGTGGTCACGAAGCCGTGTTCGCGGGCCGAGGCTTCCACGGATTCGTAGAATTCCTTGAGGCCCGAGAGGCGTTCAAAATAGCGCTCAATGAATTCCTTGGCTTCGGCCAGTTTGATGCCCAGTTCGGCGGCAAGCTTTTGCGGGCCCATGCCATAGATCAGTCCGAAGTTGATGGTCTTGGCGTTGCCGCGCTGGTCGCGGCTGACTTCTTCGGGGCTGGTGTCAAAGAGCAGGGCTGCGGTGCGCGAGTGGATATCCTGACCGTGACGGAAGGCTTCGATGAGGGTGGTTTCCCCGGAATAATGCGCCAGGACTCGTAGCTCGATCTGAGAGTAGTCCGCACCCACCAGCAGGTTGTCCGGTTCGGCGATGAAGCAGGCCCGCATGCGCAGTCCCATATCGCTGCGGATGGGGATGTTCTGCATATTCGGTCCAGAACTGGAAAGTCGCCCCGTGGCTGTGGTCAGCTGGTTGAAAGTCGTGTGGATGCGCCCGTCCGGGCCCGCGGCCTTGGGCAATGGCTCAAGATAGGTGGAACGCATCTTTTCCAGTTTGCGGAAGGCCTGAATGTCCTCGATGATGGGATGCTCGTGCTTGATCTTTTCCAGCACTGCAAAGGAGGTGGAAGGAACGCCTCCCGGGGTTTTGCCGCGCGGCTTCAGGCCCAGGTCCGTAAACAGGATTTCCGCCAGTTGCTGGCTGGAACGCATGTTGAAGGGCCGACCTGCCTGCTCATAAATCTTTTCGGTCAGGGCGTTCAATTCGGCAGTGACCTCTTTTAGAAACCCAGCCAGGGCATCCCTATCGATGCGCACCCCTGCGATTTCCATGCGCCCCAGCATGGGGATGAGCGGGGTTTCCAGATCGCGCATCAAATCAGCAAGACCTGCATTGGACAATCTGTCGCGCATGGCCTCGGCCAGGGCTTTGGCCGTCAGGCCCTGTCCGGCCACAAGCTTGTCCAACAGTTCGGGGGCAAGGCGCTGGGTCAGGCGGTCCCAGGTGTAGTTGCGGTCTTCGGGCGAGAGCAGATAGGCGGCCAGCCCCAGGTCGAACCAGCGGTCCTCGGGGATGGTCCACCAGCAATCGTTTTCGCGGAGCAGCGCCTTGACGTCCGGGGTGGCGATGGATGCCGCGGTGCTCAGCATTGGGACCAGTTCGGAGGCGGGGATGGACGTGTGCCACTCCTCTCCACCAATGCCCAGATAGAATCCACCGTCGTCGGGGATCAGCCCTATATGCAGGTTCGTCATGGCGGGCAGTGCTGCGGCGTTTGCGGCCTGATGCACGTCTGCCTCGGGCAGGGTGGCCACAGTGGGGGCCATGTCGAAAAGGGTCCCTTGGGTCTGGCCCGTCTGTTCGGCGTTTGGTTTGATCTGAGCCTTGGCAGAAGGCTCCTGGCTTGTTGCCGGTGCCTTCTGCGGAACCTCACCCTTGCTGGTGGTCTCGGCAATGACGTGGTCATTGTCCGGGGTGCCTGGGGATGGTTTCGCAGCCTGAGCACCTTGCTGCGAGGCCTTCGCCGTGGGGGGCACCACGCGCGGCAGTTCGCGCAGCAGGGTGCGGAATTCATATTCCTGCAGGAAGGCCAGCATTTCGTCGTGATCGGCCTGGCCCCGGCTGAAGTCTTCCAGCTTGGTGTCGGAGCAGGCGTTCAGTTCCAGGCGGGTCAGTTTGCGGTACAGGAAGGCGTCGCCAATGTGGTCCTGCAGCTTCTTGCGCATGGCCTTGGTGAAATCGCCACCACCGTCGATCAGGGTCTGCTTCAGGTCCTCCAGGGTGGGGCTGTCGGCCATGATCTTCTGAGCGGTCTTGGGGCCGACCTTGGGGATGCCCGGGATGTTATCCGCCGAGTCGCCGATCAGTGCCTGGAAGTCCGGCCACTGGTCCGGCTCCATGCCGGTTTCCTCGCGGAATTCGGCCAGTCCGGTCAGCTTGTCAGCCTTGGAACCCGGATCCCAAAGATAGACCCGCTCATCCAGGCATTGCTTCAGGTCCTTGTCCGCGCCCACGATGACCACGGGGC is part of the Desulfovibrio ferrophilus genome and harbors:
- a CDS encoding phenylacetate--CoA ligase family protein encodes the protein MTQQHRFIPHLDEQQIRDIQLDGLKWTVKHAFEGSLAYRKKLEDVGLKPGDVKSLDDLSQLPFTTVEDLRDGYPMPLLSVPEEELVRIHASSGTTGKRKVLVYTQKDVDDWKGMMARCYELAELTRLDRVQICVGYGLWTAGAGFQLGCEHFGATAVPVGPGNMEIQMQLIKDMGTTCLCSTASMALLLGEEIEKQGLRDSIKLEKCIFGAEAHTPKMRKRFEELLGLKHSFDITGMTELYGPGAGLECTAHEGIHYWADMYILEILDPVTHQPVAPGEIGEMVVTSLHKQAAPLIRYRTHDLTRLIPGICSCGVTMPRHEKILGRSDDMIIFRGVNIYPGQIADVLHKFPDTGSEYQIQLTRSGGRDSMRIKVERAKDVHSGCDSELSKTVSDALHKQLMARAGVEIVDFGSLPRSFGKTKRVIDERG
- a CDS encoding EAL and HDOD domain-containing protein, encoding MSPDISMDNTYESIFVARQPIFDDQQDVWGYELLFRASAEAGGANVADGDLATAKVIADGFVLASDGMSTGQRALVNFPQNLILDQFAYALPSDIAVIEILEDVRPEPEVLEALQGLKDSGYTLAMDDFMGETELMPFVEMADILKVDILGILGPEGIAHADKLRKVMADLGSTNCRLLAEKVEDLEVFSLCKELGFTLFQGYFFAKPEIIPGKKISSNEIAKIQLLKELGAPDFDVNRLSKIIQLDPSLSYRLFRYINSAGMGVSQKVESVTRAITLLGQRQLSQWLRVVIMSDLAPTKKGQEVAFMSVQRGRFLELLAQQCPSGQKPETLFLLGLFSLLDAMLGQTMDEVLKHVPLDKAMEDALKGGESEFRFCLDLTKAYEYGDWEAVERMIAPHGITQPQAAPLYTEAMAWTQNILGDCNTPDCA
- a CDS encoding EAL and HDOD domain-containing protein, whose amino-acid sequence is MSQQLPTGDSTSESVFVARQPVFDDHQDIWGYELLFRASAEARGAQISDADMATAKVIADGFILAAGGMKSGQRALINFPQSLILDQFAFALPSDVAVIEILEDVKPEPEVIEALQTLKESGYSLAMDDFMGEPELMPFVEMADILKVDILGILGPEGIANADKLRKVMADLGSTKCRLLAEKVEDNDVFGLCKELGFTLFQGYFFAKPEIIPGKKISTGEVTKIQLLKELGNPDFEVGKLSRVIQADLSLSYRLFRYINSAGMGVRHEVESVQRALTLLGQRQITQWLRVVIMSDLAPSKKGEEMAFMSVQRARFLELLHSAAGQMNIPHETLFLLGLFSMLDALLGMPMDEILQNIPLDEEVKKALMGDESRYGALLGLVGAYERADWDSAKAILEQFNLQPEKADKNYVEAMTWTQDILGGAQEAAQPQ
- the argC gene encoding N-acetyl-gamma-glutamyl-phosphate reductase; the encoded protein is MATFKAGLVGVTGYAGMELARLLAGHEQIELVRATSRSDAGKTLCELYPSLTGTCLSELVITQPDPDDLAQACDIVFMAVPHGTAMDMAAKLLSRNVRVVDLSADFRLRDADIYAQWYGLEHREPQLIEDAVFGLPELYADKIKDAKLIANPGCYPTSAILGLYPALKAGIVETDGIVIDSKSGTTGAGRGANVGSLFCEVSDSFRAYNLGKHRHTPEIEQELSAISGEDLKISFNTHLLPINRGILSTSYTRLKKNLQLEDIFGLYSEVYSTAPWVRVLKRGTLPETRWVRGTMYCDIGLVVDPRTNRLIVVSAIDNLCRGASGQALANANLMLGLELSTGLNLAPLVP
- a CDS encoding DUF1844 domain-containing protein; this translates as MSDENKAEQPLEKMPLPQVTFSTFVMSLASSALVHLGEVPEPETGQMMPSLPVAKHTIDILAMLQEKTGNCLDPDETQLLEGLLYDLRMKYVVKNK
- a CDS encoding pyridoxal-phosphate-dependent aminotransferase family protein — protein: MKTRLLTPGPTPLPEEVRLTLAMDMVHHRKEGFTALLGEIQQGLKWLFGTEQPVIPLTCSGTGAMTAAVGNLFKPGEQVLVIEGGKFGERWGEIAGTHGLDCAVMTVPWGKAVTVEHVETALKNYPDAKGILIQASETSTGVLHPIKELAAFTRERDLMLVVDGISAVGISPCPMDEWGIDCLLTGSQKGLMLPPGLAFIALSERAWKRVEEIKPRNFYFNLLGERAKIMVNNQTNFTPAINLLMGLSTCLDLFQERTMEEVFRTQWALTQMARAGAKALGLELLAKDHYTWGLTSIRLPAGVDGAVLLKACAERYGVVMAGGQGHLKGRIVRMGHMGHVDFADVMAGLYALAQGLKLTGGHSGSRDYLERAMEAFETSLADGPPADLC
- the polA gene encoding DNA polymerase I; this translates as MSLKQRLGLDQDPIFLVDGHAFLYRFFYAYQDMRRADGFPTNSLFLFLRMIFGLIRTEQPQYAGFFFDGRGKTFRHDLFESYKAQRPPMPEDLRPQIDPIQQAIRLMGFKVIVSDGNEADDCIASLAARFKNERPVVIVGADKDLKQCLDERVYLWDPGSKADKLTGLAEFREETGMEPDQWPDFQALIGDSADNIPGIPKVGPKTAQKIMADSPTLEDLKQTLIDGGGDFTKAMRKKLQDHIGDAFLYRKLTRLELNACSDTKLEDFSRGQADHDEMLAFLQEYEFRTLLRELPRVVPPTAKASQQGAQAAKPSPGTPDNDHVIAETTSKGEVPQKAPATSQEPSAKAQIKPNAEQTGQTQGTLFDMAPTVATLPEADVHQAANAAALPAMTNLHIGLIPDDGGFYLGIGGEEWHTSIPASELVPMLSTAASIATPDVKALLRENDCWWTIPEDRWFDLGLAAYLLSPEDRNYTWDRLTQRLAPELLDKLVAGQGLTAKALAEAMRDRLSNAGLADLMRDLETPLIPMLGRMEIAGVRIDRDALAGFLKEVTAELNALTEKIYEQAGRPFNMRSSQQLAEILFTDLGLKPRGKTPGGVPSTSFAVLEKIKHEHPIIEDIQAFRKLEKMRSTYLEPLPKAAGPDGRIHTTFNQLTTATGRLSSSGPNMQNIPIRSDMGLRMRACFIAEPDNLLVGADYSQIELRVLAHYSGETTLIEAFRHGQDIHSRTAALLFDTSPEEVSRDQRGNAKTINFGLIYGMGPQKLAAELGIKLAEAKEFIERYFERLSGLKEFYESVEASAREHGFVTTLAGRRRLLPDINSRNKNLQSQARRQAINTLIQGSAADIIKLAMLAADHDEELKRLEARLILQVHDELLLECPADRAEQAASRLEEIMSGVYELAVPLAVDKGIGKNWAEAH